The following nucleotide sequence is from Trifolium pratense cultivar HEN17-A07 linkage group LG2, ARS_RC_1.1, whole genome shotgun sequence.
tggatgagagagtttaggaatggaggctagacacctcccctctcttggatcacccaagcttatgcttaaccactctcaccttagattgaacgaTGATttttggcctctaaatctcttctccttgctcgagttcttctagccaaaaccctagcttagcttgttcttgcttctaagcttacaacttctaacttctcatgaaaaatgaatttgtgagactattcattggtttgacttggttacttatactactctctattggatcatgaaccaagcccaatggcttaggcccattaagccctatcacacgcccaagcccactaacacgacaaaggtttcgctcacaaacttatgttcgcgataaataattataggtcgcgtaaataaatatttaacactaacccaaaatatatgcaaatatataaaatatcgatttactaaaaatcgggtcgttacaacgtGCGTAcgaacgatgtcgatactagtttcttcttaagaagaatatgtttagagacgatacaaccgttaggtgtgagcaccggaagttctagtggaagagtacgagtaagtttgagataagtgggggagaaggttatatccctccgagacgtttcgaacgtgagaagatgagatgagtagagatgttcttgaagcggaatattcaggaattggcgacgttgttcgaagtggaatgaatgggcgcaacaagttgtgagaaactactagaagggaagttgtcagaccaagtgtttcgccgtggggcgttagtgagattggttaagtgagatgaagagtattcggaatgattggagatcgtgtgttgcactaaaagtatggaggcgtgttttgtggaccaaagttgaagtacctgtttgatcgaaaggagtcgaatgcgaggaagagggagtgattaagattcttggggaggtgatgattttgaagtaagttgtcatccaagtggatcaaatgttgtaccggatgttggagtaagaagttttacgtgagtcgtgcatatggtagtatgttgaattggttgaacaatttggaattctaagtctagtgtgtgaagtgattttcagaagagatttgagaagcttagagaaagagatgtgaagattagtgaaccgttggtgttaattaatcaagGAAGGGAAGTaagttttaaagtagatgagaatggaattgagaaatatcataataggattggtatgtttgttgaatcgttggaagtaaggattgtatgagtagtcgagtttattcgaagatggaagtaggataacaattcgaaagattttgtgagaggcttgtcgaagaaagagtgattggatttggataatgaccggacaattTGTGTCACATGTTGAACGAGAACGTAGAGATCCTAgaggtggagatgaagctaaaagagaggtatcatttttgaatgatgaagaataagaaagttagccgttggagaacgtgttgagaatgagtaataggaggtcatgttggaagtgacttgtgttaggtgagagtttgcgaaaaggattaccgcacatgtgagtagatgttgtgtttgagcacatatagtaaggagttgaaggcgatgcctaaggtaagtatcggagagcattttgtagtgcccaaaagataagagtgagtaagtatttacCAGAAAATTTGAATCCATGGAATgaaagagtcggtagagactagttttgttagatgcatcgtggatgttgatgtagtatggtctCATCGTGGACGACGGAATGGTAGTGATTCGAGGAATAAActtaagatgtattttggacgagaattttggaaattttctagatgTCATATTGagattagacaaggagtcatgagtaagaatactaagacaaaagttgattagaatttaatggatagaattaggtcgtatggcgaatatttggagctttgtagatttaattcaagagtttgattttggtatcgaatgtactaaggaggagtttaaagatagctatccaaagagagatgatgattggtatAGGTCGTAAgtgaataagaaaccgatgagtgaataaacgaaGAAGattatgcttgttgcaatgcaagatgatgaggaacatatagatggattatgggcaaattgaagatgtcgtttggaatcaacgagataaaGGTTATGATTGTtcggagaaccaattttaggcggtagcctaattttgaagtggcgaattgctaagggattaaagAGAAGTagtattggaaaatgttgcgttaaagaatgcaaatgttggttaagagattacttgggaacagagtagtcgtattggattcgactcaatgtgagaaaaggaatttgacggttagagacggtagtttttagcatgtgtcaatgaagtttgagaatgttggtcatcgagtgatatgttggaataagattcgaatatgaataagtgatgtaacacggttaagtgattcatgagggaatcaaagatttatgagaattatggagttgtggaagtattccacggaagtatctttcggagagttcgattggttatacctgttttggggtagagttgtgagtaccgaagaatgtgagtctatggatgtttcgtgcgaagttgacgttttagcggtttgataagaatggtttatgccgatatcatgattgttgactatctatcgacaaattgaggaactggccgtccttgatctcttgttgataaatggacaaaaattgtgttggatgggataaactaattttgtcatacttggtaatgtgtagcgttttgagcgtttcgttggagggtcggatacaggagttatccggagttgttttagtcgtgtaattttcgagggcgaaaatcttctaagtgggggagagttgtaacgacccaattttcatattattatttttatgtgttaaaatatcttatttaacgtggcattttaattaagttaataactttaagttatttatcgagtactttagttattaagcgagtagagagagttaacgtgttattgggccaagtcaattgggcttgaggcccaatgggccttgtgtgtgtgtggagcgcccatatgggcatagtgagggaagagagaattcattttctcatgttcttgtgttcttgagagaaaggagagagcttgaggagctagggtaAGAAGGAGAGCTAGGGactcgagatcttcgtcgtgttttcttcgaatccaggtaagagagtagatttcatattcgtgggtgacccgaggaaggggagaatgtcgatttctcctcacccgaacttcctccaccccattttcgttttagcttagaacggattttcttgatggaaatcgttcctaaggttcttaatatgcttaacatgcttttaacatgattaatgaacgaaaattatggttaaaacgagttgtatgaaagattaaactcaagaactttgtgttcttgagagttttgatgaaaaagtgtttaaactttactttttcgatgtttatgatgtagatctgagaaatgaactgtccttttgtgtttagatatgtttgttgcacttgaatacaaactcatttggggtttataacatgaaaaatgggatttttgggtgaatttgggtggaaatcgcatgttttgagcagttctggcaggagctgttcgctacagctcgctgcagctcgctacgagcaggtgagccactggtgtggttcgctgaagctcgctgagccttcgctcagcgaacagctcgctaaggctcgcttagccaccgtgtcagcacagcactttgctgttttggaatttgaatgactttgagggttctaacatgttatattatgtattttacccagtttttcgcgtagattccgattccggagtttgttttatgataaaatgcatgcttaatacactttacttatattattagtattgtgttaaaaatgtgagtaaatgcattgtatgtgttgatgattgttgatgatgtttgtttaaatatcaaagaagtatattaaggtgttaatcaacttaataaagaaggatattagagtatgttattctaataaagaagtatatcgaattatgttatttgataaagacggatattaaggtattgattatcttaataaagacgaacgttggatagtgttccacgttattgttgatgggctatatgccataattgttgatgaatatattcatgagttttgagtgcatgcatcatgaatatttagggatattggcttgtccaataaagaaggatatcgaactatatttgtttgataaagaaggatatcggaggtgagatgctctgataaagacgatggtaccacatgcattagaggtgtctagaggacataacatgaatgtgaagcattagattgcattagggattttgtgtgcattttatgataaatgatgtttgacacatacttggtaaatgttgattgttaatccgtatgtgaggagcagagtccgtcatgactataaaatgaacaacgcagagtccgtcatgactataaaatgaacaacgcagggtccgtcatgaccattatctgaacaatgtatttgttaatgttttggtattgtccgagacgacgtgaaactatatgtttggtgtattttgtgaatgattgattatgtgataaatgaagtatatgcatgatatatgaatatgcatgaatgatggtgaggtatatgtataatgtatgattatgcatgtttttatgaagaagtgtctaagtaccatttacttacacttatattttgagtatgttgtctaactctcttttatgtgttatgtgctggatcgttgggggtccagatttacaggttttgtggtattcgatgtcgagtcgtcggtgaagctctgctctgattgtgacacgggaaagggttttatattgtatataaagtctattgtctaggtggttttgtataatcaataaatacattatttgattcaaagatttgtataaacactatttttactaattaattacattagtattattttgatagaggagtgtaatactcgaaccgatattcaataaattaaatgtgattttcagttgcgtattttgaaaaagattttactaaaggtagaaatatataaataatgggtttgggtgttacatccTTCAACTATGTTGAGTCTACAACAAGAATTCTTAAAGGTGGGGCCTTTCATGAATTGAGATAGTATGAACTCGATTTTCTCATCCCCGACCTCAAAGGTAAGCTTCCCTTTCTTTACATTTATTATAGCGCCCGCAGTAGCTAAGAAAGGTCTACCTAACAGAATGGGAATATCAATGTCTTCCCTGATGTCCATGATCACAAAATCAGTAGGGATAAACAGTTGGCCGATCCTTACTGGAACATTTTCCAGTATTCCTAATGGGTATTTGATAGATCTGTCAGCCAACTGTAAGGACATCTTAGTAGGTTTTAACTCTCCAAGTCCGAGCCTCTTGCAGATAGATAGAGGCATCAAACTTACACTTACTCCTAGATCACAAAGGGCTTTATCTATGACATATCTACCAACAACGCAAGGAATAGAAAAGTTTCCTGGGTCCTCGAGTTTTGGGGCTAGCTTGTTTTCACTAATTGCATTGCATTCCACTTGCCcaatgtcttccatctttcgcttgtttgaaagaatttcttttaagaatttgGCATATGAAGGTATCTGGGTTATAGCCTCAATGAAGGGTATGTAAATATGAATCTTTTTGAGCATCTCGATAAACTTCTCAAACTGTCCCGGATTCTTAGATTTTGCAAGTCTTTGAGGATATGGGATAGGAGGCTTGTAAGGAGGAGGGGGTACATATGGTTTTTCTTGATCATTCTCAATCACCTCTTTAACCTTCAATTTTTGTCCATCCTCCACTGCTATTGGTTCTCTCTCAGTGTCCTTGTCAGTTACACTCTCCGAGTCTTTCTCTACACTTTTTCCTAAGTCTCTCGCTCTAACTCTTTTAGCAACGGGGTCTTCTAACTCTGTTCCGCTTCGTAGTGTTATAGCGTTAACGTGGCACTTGGGATTTGATTGCGGTTGGTCGAGTAATGTTCCGGCTAGGGCAGCTGTAGCTGCCTGTTCTTGAGCCACTTGAGAAATTTGAGTTTCTAGCATCTTAttattgttgaggcaaaatccattttagtgttttaatgacaacaaaccttatgtaataaatgttaagttttatgaatggtgatctactgatgtttgcacttgagtttttgttgaaagataggtaatgacaaaagtggacaatctagaagccactcacatcaacaagtaCATTTTGTATACTCAAGCAATGAAAGAATCAGAGTAGCATCAGATGATCATAACAATAgcatcacaagcttcatgaagatttttaaaggatgttgtttgaatcataagaagtttcatttgaagattcaaacaagaaagcaagtttcatggttaatagtcttcctcatcaccacaaggttcacaatgagcttaaagattcaaggaagaatatgaagatcatagttgatggaaatacttgcatcacaagctacacaagaacatatttgatgttatcatgtcaaaactcacattgagttttgttacatgctttgaggatttactactacaattaacatcaatggaaattatgcatatgttgaagatcttcaaaacctactcaaagtttcatcttagcttctcaagacaagaatgatctaagaatgattttccatgaatttacaaaggagcttatgcaccacaaggcataaaagtttcaatcattgtctaagctagaaaatgataatcctcatgatgagtactcccacgcctccactaaaagcatctcaaagtactcaatgaacaagcaacaatgtgtgcaaaacatcaagaggaattgtggaaagttttgcagcaacatgaagatccctctttaagaaaatcttgagatactgtttcaagaatgatctgagaacattcttaacagacagactgcacttttgaatataagcacattttggattaagtgctttctgattttataagtcaactttggacaaaacaaataagcactttacaaagGAAATATGGATCAAATCTCTACAGAAGATAATATCTTTTTGGATCAACACTTTTGATGGAAAATGAGCATATACCTTTCCTAGTCATAATTCATGCAATGAATTATAAGCTTGATCTTTCATgatcttttatggtattgatcatcCAATAAAAATACCTGATCAAATATCATAGACCAATCAGAATGCAACAACACATTGTGAACCATGAGTTATGATGTACTTGCAAAAAGACTATGTGGGAACATTCTTCAATGGTGGTGTCATAGAAGTACTTTTTGTCTCATATGCTCTTGTACTATTCCAGCTGGTTTATTCCCAAGCTAATGCTATCTCTGAAGTGTCCTCAAGCCTATTTGAACAGCTGCACATCACAAGgaaggaaggatgaaggttcatcACAATTGGCTGGTGcagtcaagactgtttcaagactgatgcaagactgatcctgcacacagtttttcaaaaccatttccaactgtcataagtccttttctgagcatccaaacggctatatctgatacatgacagtggaaggaagtaagaaacaactcatatgtacttggtaacagctcacacacatttggatcttatggatcaaagccaaatggaaatcaagactggttcaagactgattcaagaacgttcctgcacacagttttgcaaaaccatctccaactgtcatgagtccttttactgaggttccaaacggctatatctgacctctgacattggaaggatgcaggaaacaactcatttgtacttgcttacagctcacacatatttggctcttgtggatcaaagcaaaatgaagttcaagactgttccaagactgaacagagaacCTGTCAAatatgcagaagttgtctgctgcTTGTGGAGCATTGAGTAACAGCTCTTTTTTgccctctaactgatatacttgaaggccaagcttcaacctcaagcaagcatctataaaaggcaagcaaatccaagagaaatagcaagagttcaagctacaaatcatcaattacttgtttttgtctacaagtcctaaaactcttctttcatcactcaaactcaggctcttcattcacatcatacttctgagtttattgagtgtttctatttgcttctcaaacaaactttgagtttctacaagcaaatttctcaagagaccacttttcaacataacccacttttaagtggttatatctttgtctctcaattttaccactCACACTCCAGCTCTCTATCAACCTACTGGATCACAATATTACTGAGTGTATTGAGtgtattttgtataagcttctcaaactagttttgagtttttgtataagcttagatccataACAACTTCCCTTTGTAAAaagaagattggctcaagtcaatacgtaactattgattgagtgacacctctgtAAGGCTGAGGTAGATCAAGCTTGTAGGGATTGGAGGTTTCTGATCGtggtttagatcaaagaagatttgtatttgagatcggtagtatctcgagatcatagtggaaaactcacaggcgtggggactggactagcccaggatttgggtgaaccagtataatttttgtgtgtgaatctctcttacctttaactatttatttactgcaaacacacatcacacaaaccacttaatctacattcactttgaattctcacgcagcagagaacattctcagaacaagctCACGCAacagagaacattctcagaacaagctgttttatattccactaacatttatccaagtatacacttgagattaattttgtagagtgcaggattaattttaaaagggtcacaattcaaacccccctttcttgtgactatttcttccacttcaattaTGAGTGGAAATGGAATCGATTTTGTTAGCTAATTGCTTAATCAACTCATTAGTGTGAATATTTTGGTTCATGAATTCCTTATTTTGTTGAGTCTGAGCTAGGACAAAATTCTCCATCATAAGTTCAAAGTTTGACTTTTGAGGGGCAACGGGAGCAACAGGGGCTCCTATTTGGTTTTGGAAGCCTGGTGGAGTGCTAGGCGTAAATAAAGCATCATTTTTCTTATAGGGGAGGCTTGGATGATTTTTCCACCCAGGGTTGTACGTGTTGGAGTAAGGGTTCCATTGGGCATAGTTTACTTGGTCAAGTCCGGCAAGTAATTGACATTCGGAGGGTATGTGTCCGGGAACTCCACATAGTTCGCAGTTTGGCTGCACTGCAGCTACGGTAGCTGGTAGAGTTAAACTTTCCAATTTCTGAGAAAGGGCTTTTACTTTTGCATTGACTTGGTCTATGCCGCTTACTTCGTACATTCCACCTTTCGTCTGGGATTTCTCTATGGCAGCGCGTTCGATTCCCCATTGATAATGGTTTTGGGCCATGTTTTCTATAAGCTGGGTGGCTTCTTGGTAAGGTTTATCCATTAGCGCGCCACCGGCGGCCGCATCTATGGTGAGTCTAGTGTTATATAGAAGCCCATTATAGAAGGTATGGATTATAAGCCATTGTTCTAAACCGTGGTGTGGACAGAGTCTCATCATATCCTTGTATCTTTCCCAAGCTTCGAAGAGTGATTCTCCATCTTTTTGCCTAAATCCGTTGATTTGGGCTCTTAACATAGCTGTCTTGCTTGGCGGGAAATATCTGGCCAAGAATTGCTTCTTCAATTCGTTCCATGTAGTGGAGTTTGTAGGTAAAGCTTGAAGCCAAGCTCTAGCTCTATCTCTTAAAGAGAACGGGAAAAGACGGAGTCGTATTGCTTCGGGTTCGACACCATTGGCTTTTATTGTGTCTGTGTACTGCACAAACACTGAGAGGTGGAGGTTCGGATCCTCCGTGGGCGAACCAGAGAATTGGTTTTGTTGCACGATTTGCAACAGCGCGGGTTTCAATTCGAAGTTCCTTGCTTCGATGTTAGGGGGCGCGATACTCGAATGAGGTTCCTCTTCGGAGGGAACGGCATAGTCCTTGAGAGGACGTTCGCGTTGAGCCATCGGTATGaggttaaattgtttttgaaattcgCGGATTCGGCGTTGTAAATGAATATAACGCTCTATTTCTGGGATAGGTTGTTCTAATGATTCCTCGGAGGTACGAGTACTGGGCATACAACCTAAGTAAAAGGGTTGCCTTAATCGTTACAGATTAAAAACTAAGTAGCGAAAATTGACTAAATTAGTCttcggcaacggcgccaaaaacttgttgGTCGATATTCCTGCAAGTGCACAGGTAtatcgtgtagttataaaagattatcgatcccacagggactatttgttaatatttcgcttatgtttttaatataacgtaaggttaaggctagatattaattaaagaaggcgttttagataattaattaaactgtattaaatataatattattatactaACCGGAATGTGAATTAAGTCGCTTCAATGgattcaataattaatttgtatttagTAAAAAGGTTTCTTTTTAACAAATTGATATTGATTTAAAGATACGTCTCTTACATTTACTTATGAAAACACTGTTTGAAAATCAATACAATTTAATTGGAAAAGAATCTTGTTTTCACAAAACaacattagtttaaaaatatagtctCACGCCGTCGCGCTATTGAACTGATACTATATTATATAAGTGAATGTTTCACTCTCGCtctcacatttatttataaaatactttttgaaaactaatatggtttaattaactttaaagagctgtcgcggtgtttaaaattaatgttcagtttttactatccggTACAAATCTCACACTGTCGTGCTATTAACTTATACCTTATTTGATTTTCACTCTCGtgcaaaatctttaatttaattattaaaaactgaTACAGAAAACTAGTTTAAAATATTAAGTAAACAAATTAACCATCGAATCCAAATTAGCTTCCAATTTCACATTCCAGTTTCAATAAATTAGCTAGACATAGTTGCTGGTAACaacataataattatataaataaacataacATAATTAAAGCAACGATAGGTACCGGAAAATGTAAAA
It contains:
- the LOC123905326 gene encoding uncharacterized protein LOC123905326; amino-acid sequence: MLETQISQVAQEQAATAALAGTLLDQPQSNPKCHVNAITLRSGTELEDPVAKRVRARDLGKSVEKDSESVTDKDTEREPIAVEDGQKLKVKEVIENDQEKPYVPPPPYKPPIPYPQRLAKSKNPGQFEKFIEMLKKIHIYIPFIEAITQIPSYAKFLKEILSNKRKMEDIGQVECNAISENKLAPKLEDPGNFSIPCVVGRYVIDKALCDLGVSVSLMPLSICKRLGLGELKPTKMSLQLADRSIKYPLGILENVPVRIGQLFIPTDFVIMDIREDIDIPILLGRPFLATAGAIINVKKGKLTFEVGDEKIEFILSQFMKGPTFKNSCCRLNIVEGCQSIRF